One Pseudobutyrivibrio xylanivorans genomic window, CGTAAGGATTAGAGTTGAAGTTCTCCCTTGTCTCCTCGGTGTAGTACTGATCACTCTCATCATAGACATCCTCTGCTGGATAGGTTGTAAGAGAGAATGTATATGTGCCAGCAACTTCACATTCTATGTTTGATTTTTCAGCAGGAGTATCTCCTAATCCACCAGCGTTCTTAAAATAGGTTTTGCCATCAAGCATCCCTGTTTCCAAATATCCAAAGCCACGCTGATTAGCCCAGTTTGAGTCAATTGCAAATTGGAACTGATCTCCCTCCTGAAGCTCAACAGTGATGGTGTAAACATTAGCATCTGGATTTTCTTCTTTTGTAAGTGTCTGTGCCTCTCCAATAACTTTTCCCCAGTCAGATTCAGCCAAAACCTCACTCTTGCCTGAACCAACTATAGCGAAAGTACGTGTGTCCTCAGCATAGCTTACGAATCCAGCATAAAGAGCCGTATCTTCTGTAATAAGCCTTGAAAAATCAAACTTACGAGTGAGCTTAGGTGTTCCATACCAACCTACAAAAGTGTAGCCCTCCTTCTCTGGAATAAAGCTTTCTGCCTCAGACTTATGAGTCACAGTCTTTGTATCCAACACTGTGGTTCCATCCGTGTCATAATAAGTCACTGTATGCTCGTTAAGCTCTGAGCCACTTTC contains:
- a CDS encoding InlB B-repeat-containing protein is translated as MKRKLLVLLLTATCLANTWLMTACGSQTAESTATVTAEDEEKVESGSELNEHTVTYYDTDGTTVLDTKTVTHKSEAESFIPEKEGYTFVGWYGTPKLTRKFDFSRLITEDTALYAGFVSYAEDTRTFAIVGSGKSEVLAESDWGKVIGEAQTLTKEENPDANVYTITVELQEGDQFQFAIDSNWANQRGFGYLETGMLDGKTYFKNAGGLGDTPAEKSNIECEVAGTYTFSLTTYPAEDVYDESDQYYTEETRENFNSNPYDTITWTYSN